In Candidatus Wallbacteria bacterium, the sequence CTGATGCTGGCCGTTCAAGTGCTGGCCTTCGCTTATTATTCACACGGCCTGTTATTTGCGGGATGCATGCTGCTCTTGTCGGTGATTGGCGTGGTGCGGAACAGACACATTCTGATAGGAAAAAGGAAGGAACTGATTCTGACAGGGCTGCTGCTTCTGCCGTTCTTTATCGAGTATTTTTTTTATCCGTTTCAGAACCCCAGGGGGTTTTACCGTTATCCTCTGACTCATGCCATTGCACAATACTGTCTGCTGCTGCAGGTTATTCATTTTTTCCTGCGTTCCGGATCCTTTTCCGGATTCCTTCCGTTTTATGGCTGTATCGTGATGCTGCACGCCGGAAATGTCTATCGTTATGGATACTCTCATTATGAATTTCTGACTTTTTCCTGTCTCTTTATTTTGTTTGCCGTTTTATATTGCATCAACTGTCAACCTGCGGCTTTGAAAAGAGATTCCACCAAGGAGCGCTCCGATTTTCTACGGCTGCATCTGATAGTTCCTGTTCTGATTGCATCTTTAGTGGTAGGGCTTCTGCTTCACAGATTCGGTCCGGAGATCGAAAAAGCTTTTGGCAGCGTTCTGGGAGAAGGACTTGCCAGTTATGGTTTCCGATCGATTTGCACACTTGAGAGTATGACGCGCATCAGAACCGGTGACGAAAACTATCCCGCTTTGCGGATTTACTCCAAAAGTCCGCCCGGGTATCTGAGGGGTGTAGTATATTCCTGGTACAAAGATTCCCAGTGGCAGGTGCAGCCGGCATCAATGAAACGGAAGCTGCAGGCCATGCCCGCTGTTCAGGACAAGCAGGACGGCTACAACTGCTTCGTGTTTAGAGAAATCCAGGGGAAAACCTTCTCGTATGAAATCTGGCCGGACTGGATTTTAAAGAATGGCATGTTCACACCCGCTGATGCCTCCATGCTGCTGGCACCATACGATTCCGTGGAAATTGATGAGAACGGTGTAGTCAAAGTAGGAGAAGTCGTCCGTTCGGCATATTACACATTTTACAGTCCGATCCAGAAAACTATGGCTGAGGAATCCCCTGAACTTTTGCGTAACTGCGCTGAAATTCCACCTGGACTGGACCCGTCGATCCTGAAACTTTCCGAAACCATTTTCCAGGGATGCCACACTTTCGACGAGAAAGTGACAACCGTGACTTCGTATTTAAAGGAAAATCACCGCTACCAGCTTGGAATCCAAATTCCTGAAGGGGCTGATCCGATCACTTACTTTCTGCAGAACAAAGTGCCTGCACATTGTGAGTATTTCGCGACTGCGGCA encodes:
- a CDS encoding transglutaminaseTgpA domain-containing protein; this translates as MRVDLLAFLMLAVQVLAFAYYSHGLLFAGCMLLLSVIGVVRNRHILIGKRKELILTGLLLLPFFIEYFFYPFQNPRGFYRYPLTHAIAQYCLLLQVIHFFLRSGSFSGFLPFYGCIVMLHAGNVYRYGYSHYEFLTFSCLFILFAVLYCINCQPAALKRDSTKERSDFLRLHLIVPVLIASLVVGLLLHRFGPEIEKAFGSVLGEGLASYGFRSICTLESMTRIRTGDENYPALRIYSKSPPGYLRGVVYSWYKDSQWQVQPASMKRKLQAMPAVQDKQDGYNCFVFREIQGKTFSYEIWPDWILKNGMFTPADASMLLAPYDSVEIDENGVVKVGEVVRSAYYTFYSPIQKTMAEESPELLRNCAEIPPGLDPSILKLSETIFQGCHTFDEKVTTVTSYLKENHRYQLGIQIPEGADPITYFLQNKVPAHCEYFATAAAILLRLARIPARYITGYLVTEENPWGGYWVGRNGNAHAWVEAYDTLEGWVTVEATPADGLSSGTGFGIGSLWDYLAFSCEGFFVRIETQGFSWLKDAFLLFVVALPGYIAAAAPFVLAAFCLIYLIRRLAKRGSPGVQYEFPSRYRRVLNQADRLARRNGFSRDGAETISSFADRIYSSGGNGAKLSEWYKSYARHRFGGTISEFIEELERELEKLK